The DNA region AGTTTTAATGTGGCAAGAATTTTAGGGCCAGGACTTGCCGGACTTGTAATAGCTAGTTTTGGTATAGAGTATTGTTTTTTAATAAACTCAGTTAGCTTTGCGGCTATTATAGTAAGTCTATTTTTTATAAAAAATAGGAGAATTTTATCAAAAAACAGATCTAAAAATATGCTTTATTCTATAAGAGATGGACTAATTTATGCTAAAAATAATCATATCATATCAAGCATGTTATATTTACTTTTGATAATGGCTCTATTTTTACCACATTACAATGTAACGATTTCTGCATTGGCAAAATTTGAACTTAATGGAAATGAGAAGACATTTGGATATTTAATGAGTTTTTTAGGGATTGGTTCATTTTTGGGTGCACTTTTTATAGCAAGTTTTGGAAAACTTAATTTTAAAATGATTTTTGCTGCCCCAATATTAGCTTCTGTTTTCTTAATCTTAACAGGATTTAGTTCAAATTTTTATATAAGTGGGCTGTTTCTTTTAATGACAGGATTTTTCTTTGTTGTTGCAAGTTCTAGTATAAACTCAACCATTCAGCTAAAAACTAAAAATGAATATAGAGGAAGAGTTATGAGTATTTATTCACTGTTTTTTCAAGGAAGCATACCATTTGGTGCAATTTATAGCGGTGTTTTGGTTGATGTCTTTAAGCCAAGATATGGAATTTTAATGTGTGCTTTAAGTGCAGTAATTTGCATAATTTTACTTGTTAGATTCAAAAAGGTTTTGTTTTGGAAAGTTTAATTGTAGTAATTGATGATGAAGAGGATATGCTAGATCTTCTTGAGTTTAATCTTACAAAAGCAGGCTATGAAGTGCTTGGTTTTTTAAACACTTCTAAAATTGAGCAACTTTTAAATGAAGAAAATGTTGATTTGCTAATAGTAGATAGAAACTTACCGGGTGTTGAGGGAAGTGAGTTTATTAAGAATTTAAGACTTAAAGGATACAATAATTCAGTAATTTTTTTAAGTGCTAAAACTTCTATGAATGAGCAGCTTGAGGGTTTTGAAGCAGGAGGCGATGACTATATAACAAAGCCTTTTGAAATGGATAATCTACTTGCAAGAATCAAAGCTGTCTTAAAAAGAACAAAGAAAAAAGCAGATATTTATAAATTTAAAGATATTTTTATAAATTTAACAAATGCTGAAGTTTTAATTGGTAACACAAATATTGAGTTAACTAAATTAGAGACAAATTTACTTGTTGAGTTTATAAAAAATAAAAATATTTTACTCACAAGAGACTATCTTTTAAGTGTTATTTGGAATGATGAAAACTCAAGCGAAAAAACAGTAAATATTGCTATAAAAAGACTTCGTGAAAAAATTGATCCAACAAGAGAAAAAAAATATATAAAATCAATTAGAGGCGAAGGATATATGCTTTGTTAAAAATCTATCAAATTTTTTTTATAAATTTCATAACTATTTTTTTGATTATGTTTTTTAGCTTTTCTTTTTTTACCTACAAGGCTGATAAAGAAAGAAGCTATGAAAAAGCAGTAAATAAACTTAACACTATAAAAGAAATTTTAAGCATAACTCCAGGAAATTTATCAGATGATTTTATAAAAGGTCTGGCACTAAAAACAGATACCTATATTGCGGTTTTTGATGAAGATTTAGGCAAATTTACACTAAGCAACAATGAAATAATAAAGCTTGATATTTTTTTAGGACTTAAAAGCGTGATAAATAAAACAGATTTTGACTATATAAATAAACAACCAATAATATATGAAGCAAGCAGCGTTAAAATAGCAAATAAATCATATATAATAGTTGTTGCTACAAACCTAGAGAATAGTTATATAAATTTAAAAAATCTTTTTTTAAAACTATTTTTAATTTTTACTGTTTTTTTAATTTTAACATATTTAATAAATAGAACTTTTAGCAAAATTATAGGAAAAGAAATAGTAAAGATAAATTTCTTTTTAGATAAAATTTCTAAAA from Campylobacter ureolyticus includes:
- a CDS encoding response regulator transcription factor, with protein sequence MESLIVVIDDEEDMLDLLEFNLTKAGYEVLGFLNTSKIEQLLNEENVDLLIVDRNLPGVEGSEFIKNLRLKGYNNSVIFLSAKTSMNEQLEGFEAGGDDYITKPFEMDNLLARIKAVLKRTKKKADIYKFKDIFINLTNAEVLIGNTNIELTKLETNLLVEFIKNKNILLTRDYLLSVIWNDENSSEKTVNIAIKRLREKIDPTREKKYIKSIRGEGYMLC
- a CDS encoding MFS transporter — translated: MNKLKPLASFKFKNFKIYWIGMNVSLIGSWMQSIAQPWLALSITNNAFLVSLVAVAQFLPPLFLTLISGALVDKFDTRKLLFISQTGLMIVAILFTLIMTMFEISFLMIMVLSFLNGIFLSIDAPARQSFVYEIIEDDKFIPNAVALNSMSFNVARILGPGLAGLVIASFGIEYCFLINSVSFAAIIVSLFFIKNRRILSKNRSKNMLYSIRDGLIYAKNNHIISSMLYLLLIMALFLPHYNVTISALAKFELNGNEKTFGYLMSFLGIGSFLGALFIASFGKLNFKMIFAAPILASVFLILTGFSSNFYISGLFLLMTGFFFVVASSSINSTIQLKTKNEYRGRVMSIYSLFFQGSIPFGAIYSGVLVDVFKPRYGILMCALSAVICIILLVRFKKVLFWKV